A genomic stretch from Halichoerus grypus chromosome 5, mHalGry1.hap1.1, whole genome shotgun sequence includes:
- the ZNF16 gene encoding zinc finger protein 16 gives MPSLRARSEEAEMEPSVPGPSPWIPAAQACVNDAPVVTHAGSALHDPHCCGYTEPGTTPPHRQQPDWDTRTKGKEFLQKKEVSEDLESQAEISENYTSDFSQAPELGELCDDVLERDWGTPDSERRVQSLYQEEGFTPVAVLLRSPLEKELGCDDFVRSISLSPNPTASQGIPTEERPHLYDICGHSFQHSMDLSSHEGLHIAESPLICNDCGKTFRGNPDLIQHQIIHTRQKSFICNECGKSFSQNSFLKNHQRSHVSEKPYQCSECRKTFSVHSNLIRHQINHSGEKPYVCNECGKAFSQNSSLKKHQKSHMSEKPYECSECGKAFRRSSNLIQHQRIHSGEKPYVCNECGKAFRRSSNLIKHHRIHTGEKPFQCNECGKAFSQSSHLRKHQRVHTGERPYECNECGKPFSRVSNLIKHHRVHTGEKPYKCSDCGKAFSQSSSLIQHRRIHTGEKPHVCNVCGKAFSYSSVLRKHQIIHTGEKPYECSICGKAFSHSSALIQHQGVHTGDKPYECRECGKTFGRSSNLILHQRVHTGEKPYECTECGKTFSQSSTLIQHQRIHNGLKPHECNQCGKAFNRSSNLIHHQKVHTGEKPYTCVECGKGFSQSSHLIQHQIIHTGERPYKCGECGKAFSQRSVLIQHQRIHTGVKPYDCSACGKAFSQRSKLVKHQLIHSRE, from the coding sequence ATTGGGACACCAGGACTAAGGGCAAGGAATTTCTTCAGAAGAAAGAAGTTTCTGAGGATTTGGAATCACAGGCAGAAATATCAGAAAACTATACCAGTGATTTTTCTCAGGCACCTGAGCTTGGAGAACTCTGTGATGATGTACTAGAGAGAGATTGGGGAACCCCTGACAGTGAGAGACGGGTGCAGTCACTCTACCAGGAGGAGGGCTTTACGCCAGTGGCAGTGCTCCTTAGGAGCCCCTTAGAGAAAGAGCTGGGCTGTGATGACTTTGTAAGAAGCATCAGTCTGAGCCCAAACCCAACAGCATCTCAGGGAATTCCTACAGAAGAGAGGCCACATCTGTATGACATATGTGGCCACAGCTTCCAACACAGTATGGACTTAAGTAGCCATGAGGGGCTTCACATAGCCGAAAGCCCACTCATATGTAATGATTGTGGGAAAACCTTCAGAGGAAACCCTGATCTTATTCAGCATCAGATAATCCATACTAGACAGAAGTCCTTCATATGCAATGAATGTGGAAAATCCTTCAGCCAGaactcatttcttaaaaatcatcaGAGGTCTCATGTGAGTGAAAAACCCTACCAGTGCAGTGAGTGCAGGAAAACCTTCAGTGTGCACTCAAACCTCATTAGGCATCAGATTAACCACAGCGGAGAGAAGCCTTATGTATGcaatgaatgtggaaaagcctttagcCAGAACTCAAGCCTTAAAAAGCACCAGAAGTCTCACATGAGTGAGAAGCCCTatgaatgcagtgaatgtgggaaggcctttaggCGGAGCTCAAACCTCATCCAACATCAAAGAATTCATTCTGGAGAGAAGCCGTATGTGTGCAacgaatgtgggaaggcctttaggCGGAGCTCAAATCTCATTAAACACCACAGGATTCACACAGGTGAGAAACCTTTTCAGTGTAATGAGTGTGGGAAAGCATTCAGCCAGAGCTCACACCTGAGGAAGCATCAGAGGGTTCACACTGGAGAGAGACCTTACGAGTGTAATGAGTGTGGCAAACCATTCAGCCGGGTCTCCAACCTCATTAAGCATCACAGggttcacactggagagaaaccttataagTGCAGTGACTGCGGGAAGGCCTTCAGTCAGAGTTCAAGCCTCATTCAGCATCGgagaattcacactggagaaaagccTCATGTATGTAATGTGTGTGGAAAAGCCTTTAGTTACAGCTCCGTACTCAGAAAGCACCAGATAAtccacacaggagagaagccGTATGAATGTAGCATCTGTGGGAAGGCTTTCAGCCACAGCTCAGCCCTCATTCAGCATCAGGGTGTGCACACGGGTGACAAGCCCTATGAGTGTCGAGAATGTGGAAAAACATTTGGTCGGAGCTCCAACCTTATCCTTCACCAGCgagttcacactggagagaaaccctacgAATGTACCGAATGTGGAAAAACCTTCAGCCAGAGTTCAACTCTCATTCAGCATCAGAGAATCCATAATGGCTTGAAACCCCATGAATGTAACCAGTGTGGTAAAGCCTTCAACCGAAGCTCAAACCTCATTCACCACCAGAaagttcacactggagagaagccgtACACGTGTGTCGAATGTGGTAAGGGCTTCAGCCAGAGTTCACACCTTATTCAACATCAGATAATCCACACTGGTGAAAGGCCGTATAAGTGCGgtgagtgtgggaaggccttcagtCAGCGTTCAGTCCTCATCCAGCACCAGAGGATCCATACCGGCGTGAAGCCTTATGACTGCTCTGcttgtgggaaagccttcagccaGCGCTCCAAGTTGGTCAAACACCAGCTGATCCACTCCAGGGAATGA